One genomic segment of Helianthus annuus cultivar XRQ/B chromosome 14, HanXRQr2.0-SUNRISE, whole genome shotgun sequence includes these proteins:
- the LOC110907261 gene encoding uncharacterized protein LOC110907261 produces the protein MNILSINIRGIAGAAKASWVKDIRIFNKVSAIALQESKVGSVRISDLMGFWENRDFEFSSSATVGLPGGLIWIWDPKILRIDFVVQERSILILRGKLAGGGDRVNLVNVYAPQSTSAKSQLWMDISACINPLEGKWIIAGDFNAVRNPDERKNTSFKRVCAENFNSFIFENGLLEVLPNRHSDHCLALLEIVDLKYGPRPFRVFHSWIGKPGFEEAVEKFEPHEPPDVSLSAKFASIRARLKIWRDEFLLKEREIERLALSELESLEYEMETRNLTEEEEWILVENRRLVREVEIRRSSDLKQRARLKLAMDVDENSKFLHAVVNGRKASNSIHGLNVNGEWCTKPNSVKKHVLSFFRDKFREEYPVRPEMLCSNLKKISDSKSEMLTTVLSDSEIKDAVFGCGDDRLLVLTE, from the exons ATGAATATTCTCTCTATAAATATTCGCGGTATTGCTGGGGCTGCTAAGGCTTCATGGGTTAAAGACATTAGAATTTTCAACAAGGTCAGTGCTATTGCTTTGCAAGAGTCGAAGGTCGGATCAGTCAGGATTTCTGATCTGATGGGTTTTTGGGAAAACAGGGATTTTGAGTTCTCTTCTTCGGCGACTGTGGGTTTACCGGGTGGTCTGATATGGATATGGGATCCAAAAATTTTGAGAATTGATTTTGTGGTTCAGGAAAGAAGTATTCTTATTTTGAGGGGCAAATTGGCTGGGGGTGGTGATCGGGTTAATTTAGTTAACGTGTACGCCCCTCAAAGTACCTCGGCTAAATCTCAACTATGGATGGATATTTCTGCCTGTATTAATCCGTTGGAAGGAAAGTGGATCATAGCTGGGGATTTTAATGCGGTGCGGAATCCCGATGAAAGAAAAAATACTAGTTTCAAACGGGTTTGTGCGGAAAACTTTAATAGTTTTATATTCGAAAATGGTTTGCTCGA AGTGTTGCCTAACAGACACTCTGATCACTGTCTGGCTCTTTTGGAGATTGTGGATCTTAAATACGGGCCTCGTCCTTTTAGAGTGTTTCATTCCTGGATTGGTAAGCCGGGTTTTGAGGAAGCTGTTGAGAAATTTGAGCCTCACGAGCCCCCTGATGTCAGCCTTTCGGCGAAGTTTGCTAGTATTAGAGCTCGCCTTAAAATTTGGAGAGATGAGTTTCTCCTCAAAGAAAGAGAAATAGAGAGGTTGGCGTTATCGGAATTAGAATCTTtggaatatgaaatggaaactaGGAATCTTACTGAAGAAGAAGAGTGGATTTTGGTGGAAAATAGGAGGCTTGTTAGAGAAGTGGAAATCAGAAGGTCCTCAGATCTCAAGCAAAGAGCTCGTTTAAAGTTGGCGATGGATGTGGATGAGAATTCTAAGTTTTTACATGCTGTGGTTAACGGTAGAAAAGCTTCGAATTCGATTCATGGCCTTAACGTAAATGGTGAGTGGTGTACTAAACCGAATTCTGTCAAAAAGCACGTTCTTTCGTTTTTTAGAGACAAATTTAGAGAAGAGTATCCAGTTCGTCCTGAGATGTTGTGTAGCAATCTCAAAAAGATTTCAGATTCGAAGAGTGAGATGTTGACGACAGTTTTATCCGATTCCGAAATTAAGGATGCAGTTTTCGGTTGTGGCGACGATAGGCTCCTGGTCCTGACGGAATGA